One window from the genome of Enterobacteriaceae bacterium Kacie_13 encodes:
- the glpE gene encoding thiosulfate sulfurtransferase GlpE, with the protein MEQFEAISVEQAHNRLTSGEAVMVDIRDPQTFSAGHAPGAFHLSNDSMRAFMDQADAQKPVLVMCYHGISSRGAAQFLIGQGFESVYSVDGGFEAWSKTFPQDIEA; encoded by the coding sequence ATGGAACAATTTGAAGCAATAAGCGTTGAACAAGCGCACAACCGTCTGACATCAGGCGAAGCGGTGATGGTCGACATCCGTGATCCGCAGACGTTCAGCGCAGGCCACGCTCCCGGTGCATTCCACCTGAGCAACGACAGCATGCGTGCCTTTATGGATCAGGCCGACGCCCAAAAACCCGTGCTGGTGATGTGCTACCACGGCATCAGCAGCCGCGGCGCAGCGCAGTTCCTGATCGGTCAGGGTTTCGAATCGGTTTACAGTGTCGATGGCGGATTCGAAGCCTGGTCAAAAACCTTCCCTCAGGATATCGAAGCCTGA
- a CDS encoding aminotransferase class I/II-fold pyridoxal phosphate-dependent enzyme — translation MKHLNTSRSLGMRTLAVHGGQQPDTQTGAIATPITASSAFSYPDFDSGARRFSGEEPGYMYSRFANPTVTVFEQKLAALEGAETAVACASGMAAISATLFALLVPGDEIIHIGTLYGGTEGVVRNLLPRYGIKPVHVANVAELEAAFTKKTKVVLVETPANPGLDIADLAQIARLSKAAGAVSVADNTFATPYLTRPLELGIDIVLHSATKYISGHGDATGGVVAGAAALITPIRTLSLKQFGGCLSPFEASLLIRGLKTLPLRVEASSLSAQAVAEFLDGHSAVETVFYPGLKQHPGHAVASQQMKLFGGIMAIELKGGLNAARTFLDKLSIITQAVSLGDTDSLACHPASTTHSAVAPEIRRQSGITDGLVRISIGIEDTDDLIADLEQALEGL, via the coding sequence ATGAAACATCTGAACACTTCACGTTCTTTAGGGATGCGTACCCTCGCCGTTCATGGCGGCCAGCAGCCCGATACCCAGACGGGCGCCATCGCAACACCCATCACGGCGTCTTCTGCATTTTCTTACCCCGATTTTGACAGCGGCGCGCGCCGTTTCAGCGGTGAAGAGCCGGGCTATATGTACAGTCGCTTTGCCAATCCGACGGTGACCGTTTTCGAGCAGAAACTGGCGGCGCTGGAAGGCGCAGAAACCGCCGTCGCCTGTGCCAGCGGCATGGCGGCAATCAGCGCCACCTTGTTTGCCCTGCTGGTGCCGGGCGATGAAATCATTCATATCGGTACGCTGTACGGCGGCACCGAAGGCGTAGTGCGTAATCTGCTGCCGCGTTACGGCATCAAACCGGTTCACGTCGCGAACGTCGCTGAACTGGAAGCTGCATTCACCAAAAAAACCAAAGTTGTGCTGGTCGAAACACCGGCGAATCCGGGTCTGGATATCGCGGATCTGGCGCAAATCGCCCGTCTGTCGAAAGCCGCCGGTGCGGTGAGCGTCGCCGACAACACCTTTGCGACGCCATACCTGACGCGTCCACTCGAGCTGGGCATTGATATCGTTCTGCACTCCGCGACCAAGTACATCAGCGGTCACGGCGATGCAACCGGCGGCGTGGTAGCCGGTGCAGCGGCGCTGATTACGCCAATCCGCACCCTGAGCCTGAAACAGTTCGGCGGTTGCCTCAGCCCGTTCGAAGCCAGTTTGCTTATCCGTGGATTGAAAACATTGCCGCTGCGCGTCGAAGCCAGTTCGCTGAGTGCGCAGGCCGTGGCGGAATTCCTTGACGGGCACAGCGCGGTAGAAACCGTCTTTTATCCGGGGCTGAAACAGCATCCAGGCCATGCGGTGGCATCGCAACAGATGAAACTGTTCGGCGGGATTATGGCGATCGAGTTGAAAGGTGGACTGAACGCCGCGCGGACTTTCCTCGATAAGCTGAGCATCATCACTCAGGCGGTTTCTCTTGGCGATACCGATTCGCTGGCCTGCCACCCGGCATCCACGACGCACAGTGCCGTCGCGCCAGAAATTCGTCGTCAAAGCGGAATCACCGACGGACTGGTACGCATCAGCATCGGTATTGAAGACACCGATGACCTGATCGCCGATCTGGAACAGGCGCTTGAAGGCCTGTAA
- the glpG gene encoding rhomboid family intramembrane serine protease GlpG, whose translation MVRILNLNNPRLAQAFVDYMATLGFTLTMKHESQEVQIWLDDESRLEEAEKQVALFVRDPLHPRYQEASWKTGKAQPHLKMSHTPFLKSLRSRAGPLTIGMIVLSLAVFILQQLVGDPLVMSWLAWPDSSRVFQIWRWFTPALMNFSFIALLINLAWWWYLASQIEMHLGSGKLFTVTIVSALISGWGQSMVSGAWFGGLSGVVYALMGYAWLTGQLKPESKLYVPGGLLVISLIFMFIGYATGGAAVSNAAHAFGLGLGLVMAFVDTRTPRKKSK comes from the coding sequence ATGGTGCGCATTCTTAACCTGAACAACCCCCGTCTCGCTCAGGCGTTTGTCGATTACATGGCAACGCTGGGATTCACGCTGACGATGAAACACGAGAGCCAGGAAGTGCAGATCTGGCTGGATGACGAATCCCGTCTGGAAGAAGCCGAAAAACAAGTCGCGCTGTTTGTCCGCGATCCGCTGCATCCGCGTTATCAGGAAGCCAGCTGGAAAACCGGCAAGGCGCAGCCGCATTTAAAGATGTCACACACGCCATTTCTCAAAAGCCTGCGCAGCCGCGCCGGGCCGCTAACCATTGGCATGATTGTGCTCAGCCTCGCGGTGTTTATCCTGCAACAGCTGGTCGGCGATCCGCTGGTGATGAGCTGGCTGGCGTGGCCGGACAGTTCACGCGTTTTCCAGATCTGGCGCTGGTTTACCCCCGCGCTGATGAATTTCTCTTTTATCGCGCTGCTGATTAATCTGGCGTGGTGGTGGTATCTGGCCAGCCAGATTGAGATGCATCTGGGCAGCGGTAAACTGTTTACGGTCACGATCGTTTCGGCACTGATCAGTGGCTGGGGGCAATCGATGGTCAGCGGCGCCTGGTTCGGCGGCCTGTCGGGCGTGGTGTACGCATTGATGGGTTACGCCTGGCTGACCGGCCAGCTGAAACCGGAAAGCAAGCTGTACGTGCCGGGCGGACTGCTGGTGATTTCGCTGATCTTTATGTTTATCGGTTATGCTACAGGCGGCGCTGCTGTGTCCAATGCCGCGCACGCGTTTGGTCTGGGTCTTGGCCTGGTGATGGCATTTGTTGATACGCGTACACCGCGTAAAAAAAGCAAGTAG
- a CDS encoding DeoR/GlpR family transcriptional regulator, whose protein sequence is MKQTQRHDAIIDLVRQQGYVSTEELVEHFAVSPQTIRRDLNDLAEQNKIHRHHGGAALPSSSVNAAYNDRKVMWSEAKARIAERVASQIPDGSTLFIDIGTTPEAVAHALLNHKDLRIVTNNLNVATLYSAKDDCRLFLAGGEVRARDGGIMGEATLDFISQFRLDYGILGISGIDMDGSLLEFDYHEARTKRAIIENSRCVMLVTDHSKFGRNAMVNLGKMDLIHYLFTDKQPPDSVKQIIDKYDVQLELC, encoded by the coding sequence GTGAAACAAACACAACGCCATGATGCGATTATCGATTTAGTCCGTCAGCAGGGATATGTCAGCACCGAAGAGCTGGTCGAGCATTTCGCCGTCAGCCCGCAAACTATTCGCCGCGATCTGAACGATCTGGCTGAACAGAACAAGATCCATCGTCATCACGGCGGCGCGGCGCTGCCGTCGAGCTCGGTGAACGCGGCGTATAACGACCGTAAAGTGATGTGGTCGGAAGCGAAAGCGCGTATCGCCGAACGCGTCGCCAGCCAGATCCCCGACGGCTCGACGCTGTTTATCGACATCGGCACGACGCCGGAAGCCGTGGCGCACGCGCTGCTCAATCATAAAGATCTGCGTATCGTCACCAACAACCTGAACGTGGCAACGCTCTACAGCGCGAAAGATGACTGCCGTCTGTTTCTCGCCGGGGGCGAAGTTCGCGCCCGCGACGGCGGCATCATGGGCGAAGCGACGCTCGATTTCATCTCTCAGTTCCGCCTCGATTACGGCATTCTCGGCATCAGCGGCATTGATATGGACGGCTCGCTGCTCGAATTCGATTATCATGAAGCACGAACCAAGCGCGCGATTATCGAAAACTCCCGCTGCGTCATGCTGGTGACCGACCATTCCAAGTTCGGGCGTAACGCGATGGTTAACCTCGGTAAAATGGATTTGATCCACTATCTGTTTACCGACAAACAGCCGCCGGATAGCGTGAAGCAAATTATCGACAAATACGACGTCCAGCTCGAACTCTGCTGA